The following coding sequences lie in one Notolabrus celidotus isolate fNotCel1 chromosome 20, fNotCel1.pri, whole genome shotgun sequence genomic window:
- the rab40c gene encoding ras-related protein Rab-40C isoform X2 produces the protein MVLMQTSWILREGIDYKTTTILLDGRRVKLELWDTSGQGRFCTIFRSYSRGAQGILLVYDITNRWSFDGIDRWIREIDEHAPGVPRILVGNRLHLAFKRQVPTEQARAYAEKNGMTFFEVSPLCNFNVIESFTELSRIVLMRHGMEKFWRPNRVFSLQDLCCRAIVSCTPVHLIDKLPLPVAIKSHLKSFSMANGMNAVMMHGRSYSLANPAGGSKGNSLKRSKSIRPPQSPPQNCTRNNCKIS, from the exons atggtttTAATGCAGACTTCATGGATCCTTAGAGAAG GTATCGACTATAAAACCACCACCATCCTTCTGGACGGGAGGAGAGTGAAGCTGGAGCTTTG ggaCACTTCGGGACAGGGGAGGTTCTGCACCATCTTTCGCTCGTATTCCCGCGGGGCTCAG gggatCCTGCTGGTCTACGACATCACCAACCGGTGGTCCTTCGATGGAATCGACCGGTGGATCAGAGAGATTGACGAG CATGCTCCAGGCGTGCCTCGAATCCTCGTCGGTAACCGCCTGCATCTGGCCTTCAAGCGGCAGGTTCCCACCGAGCAGGCGAGGGCGTACGCCGAGAAGAACGGCATGACCTTCTTCGAGGTGAGCCCTCTGTGCAACTTCAACGTCATCGAGTCGTTCACGGAGCTGTCACGCATCGTCCTGATGAGGCACGGCATGGAGAAGTTCTGGAGGCCCAACCGAG tgtTCTCCCTGCAGGATCTCTGCTGCAGAGCCATCGTCTCGTGCACGCCGGTCCACCTCATCGACAAGCTCCCGCTGCCCGTCGCCATCAAGTCCCACCTCAAGTCCTTCTCCATGGCCAACGGCATGAACGCCGTCATGATGCACGGACGCTCGTACTCGCTGGCCAACCCGGCCGGCGGCTCTAAAGGCAACAGCCTGAAGCGCTCCAAGTCCATCCGTCCGCCGCAGAGCCCGCCGCAGAACTGCACCCGAAACAACTGTAAGATCTCCTAA
- the rab40c gene encoding ras-related protein Rab-40C isoform X1, translating into MGSQGSPVKSYDYLLKFLLVGDSDVGKGEILDSLQDGSAESPYAYSSGIDYKTTTILLDGRRVKLELWDTSGQGRFCTIFRSYSRGAQGILLVYDITNRWSFDGIDRWIREIDEHAPGVPRILVGNRLHLAFKRQVPTEQARAYAEKNGMTFFEVSPLCNFNVIESFTELSRIVLMRHGMEKFWRPNRVFSLQDLCCRAIVSCTPVHLIDKLPLPVAIKSHLKSFSMANGMNAVMMHGRSYSLANPAGGSKGNSLKRSKSIRPPQSPPQNCTRNNCKIS; encoded by the exons ATGGGCAGCCAAGGCAGCCCGGTGAAAAGCTACGACTACCTCCTTAAGTTCCTCCTGGTGGGAGACAGCGACGTGGGCAAAGGAGAGATCCTGGACAGCCTGCAGGATGGATCAGCGGAGTCTCCGTATGCTTACAGTAGTG GTATCGACTATAAAACCACCACCATCCTTCTGGACGGGAGGAGAGTGAAGCTGGAGCTTTG ggaCACTTCGGGACAGGGGAGGTTCTGCACCATCTTTCGCTCGTATTCCCGCGGGGCTCAG gggatCCTGCTGGTCTACGACATCACCAACCGGTGGTCCTTCGATGGAATCGACCGGTGGATCAGAGAGATTGACGAG CATGCTCCAGGCGTGCCTCGAATCCTCGTCGGTAACCGCCTGCATCTGGCCTTCAAGCGGCAGGTTCCCACCGAGCAGGCGAGGGCGTACGCCGAGAAGAACGGCATGACCTTCTTCGAGGTGAGCCCTCTGTGCAACTTCAACGTCATCGAGTCGTTCACGGAGCTGTCACGCATCGTCCTGATGAGGCACGGCATGGAGAAGTTCTGGAGGCCCAACCGAG tgtTCTCCCTGCAGGATCTCTGCTGCAGAGCCATCGTCTCGTGCACGCCGGTCCACCTCATCGACAAGCTCCCGCTGCCCGTCGCCATCAAGTCCCACCTCAAGTCCTTCTCCATGGCCAACGGCATGAACGCCGTCATGATGCACGGACGCTCGTACTCGCTGGCCAACCCGGCCGGCGGCTCTAAAGGCAACAGCCTGAAGCGCTCCAAGTCCATCCGTCCGCCGCAGAGCCCGCCGCAGAACTGCACCCGAAACAACTGTAAGATCTCCTAA